A genomic window from Pseudomonas cavernicola includes:
- a CDS encoding outer membrane protein transport protein, which produces MTMRISPLARAIAGIGMLWMGVAQAQLAQNLTIGNPKAMAMGNAITADFSGIDAVHYNPAALTKLKGRQTTVKFIAGVMDIRADFNAPPGYGSNFLGLNDDPVANSSSRTTTSAMYLPGLGGATEVPLLFAPLAGLSINPPGSKFTFATNVYTPQALGYSRDDNDPARYQGKEVVLQRLTYFSPSLGYQMNDELSLGLSIGFSHQAVALNQDFRAPGVLTGFTGVAQDALCTVDGNPFEVLLNICGGDLGPFTDIANIDVDMQQSLSPTWNVGFLWEPSDWFALGAVYQSEAKMHLQGQYRVDYSQDWQGFWQGLDSSLIGAIFNSITPDGVFDEERGNVSMDLTYPAHFASGIKLKPHPQWQINFDLKWTDYKAWEKFELEFDQPLDVLKIASLFSPDNATATTITLDRDYESVWSWAVGVEYELNERLSLRVGYEPRPSAVPGNKADILAPLGDAQLYGLGAGYRWDKDTVIDIGFNYLVSKQSIPARSSCNINCSDIDSMVYNPYADLDVETSVKAYVLALTYRTTF; this is translated from the coding sequence TATGCGTATTTCGCCGCTGGCGCGGGCGATTGCCGGGATCGGCATGCTCTGGATGGGGGTCGCGCAGGCGCAACTGGCGCAGAACCTGACCATCGGCAACCCCAAGGCGATGGCCATGGGCAACGCGATTACCGCGGATTTCAGCGGTATCGACGCGGTGCATTACAACCCCGCGGCCCTGACTAAACTGAAAGGCCGGCAGACCACCGTCAAGTTCATCGCCGGGGTGATGGACATTCGTGCCGACTTCAACGCACCGCCCGGTTACGGCAGCAACTTTCTCGGTCTGAACGACGATCCAGTCGCCAACAGTTCCAGCCGCACCACGACGTCGGCCATGTATTTGCCGGGGTTGGGCGGCGCGACCGAGGTGCCGCTGTTGTTCGCGCCGCTGGCGGGCTTGTCGATCAATCCGCCGGGCTCGAAGTTCACCTTCGCCACCAACGTCTACACCCCGCAGGCGCTGGGTTATTCTCGCGATGACAACGATCCGGCGCGCTACCAGGGTAAGGAAGTGGTGCTGCAGCGCTTGACCTACTTTTCGCCCTCGCTGGGTTACCAGATGAATGACGAACTGTCACTCGGGTTGTCGATCGGCTTTTCCCATCAGGCGGTAGCGCTCAACCAGGATTTCCGCGCCCCCGGTGTGCTCACTGGTTTCACCGGCGTGGCCCAGGATGCGCTGTGCACCGTCGATGGCAACCCGTTCGAGGTGCTGCTGAACATTTGTGGCGGTGATCTGGGGCCCTTTACCGATATCGCCAACATCGATGTGGACATGCAACAGTCCTTGTCGCCGACCTGGAACGTCGGTTTTCTCTGGGAGCCGAGCGACTGGTTCGCCCTCGGCGCGGTGTATCAGAGCGAGGCCAAGATGCATCTGCAGGGCCAGTACCGGGTCGACTACTCGCAGGACTGGCAGGGCTTTTGGCAGGGCCTAGACAGCTCGCTGATCGGCGCGATCTTCAACAGCATCACCCCGGATGGGGTGTTCGACGAGGAGAGGGGCAACGTCTCCATGGATCTGACCTATCCGGCGCATTTCGCCAGTGGGATCAAGCTCAAGCCGCATCCGCAATGGCAGATCAACTTCGACCTGAAGTGGACCGACTACAAGGCTTGGGAGAAGTTCGAGTTGGAGTTCGACCAGCCCCTGGATGTGCTTAAGATCGCCAGTCTGTTCTCACCGGACAATGCCACGGCGACCACCATCACCCTCGATCGTGACTACGAGTCGGTGTGGAGCTGGGCAGTTGGTGTCGAATATGAGCTCAATGAGCGCCTGAGCCTGCGTGTCGGCTATGAGCCGCGGCCTTCGGCCGTTCCAGGCAATAAGGCGGATATTCTTGCGCCGTTGGGCGATGCTCAGCTGTACGGGCTCGGCGCTGGTTATCGTTGGGACAAGGACACGGTGATCGATATCGGCTTCAACTATCTGGTCAGCAAGCAGAGCATTCCGGCACGCTCCAGTTGCAACATCAACTGCTCGGATATCGACAGCATGGTCTACAACCCCTATGCCGATCTCGATGTCGAAACCAGCGTCAAGGCTTATGTGCTGGCGCTGACTTATCGGACCACCTTCTGA